The proteins below are encoded in one region of Oryzias melastigma strain HK-1 linkage group LG7, ASM292280v2, whole genome shotgun sequence:
- the micos10 gene encoding MICOS complex subunit MIC10 yields MSERELGRKLDRCLADGVIKLGTGLGLGIVFSVLFFKRHTWPISLGSGAGLGMAYSNCQNDLRSHYLLHRNQKDQ; encoded by the exons ATGTCTGAGCGGGAGCTGGGGAGAAAGCTGGACCGATGCCTGGCGGATGGTGTCATTAAACTGG GTACTGGACTGGGCTTAGGAATCGTCTTTTCTGTTCTCTTCTTCAAAA GGCACACCTGGCCCATTTCTTTAGGGTCCGGAGCCGGCCTCGGCATGGCGTACTCCAACTGTCAAAATGACCTAAGGTCGCATTACTTGCTGCACAGAAACCAAAAG GATCAGTGA
- the htr6 gene encoding 5-hydroxytryptamine receptor 6, which yields MSDPHLPGFNSTPGGAWSLAGGGPWLLAFMLTVIILVTVCGNLLLIALVFAHRSLRCTSNCFLVSLFFSDLMVALVVMPPAMLNVLCGAWVLWPSFCPVWLCFDVMCCSASILNLCVISLDRYLFIISPLRYKQRMTAPRALLLVGAAWGLAALASFLPIEMKWHSLGSGTGRAPVPEGSGNYSSSFSEKVYPESYFQSSVSGGSSFQCRLQVTLPFALVASVLTFFLPSSAICFTYCRILLAARRQAKRVAALSHPPHPHASFGGHTRPPSPAIVVVQGPQGGHDCSLQGGAPLPQNVPPSANSERRLAHRQGRRALKASLTLGVLLGLFFSAWLPFFIANMAQAVCECVPLALFDAITWLGYCNSTMNPIIYPLFMRDFKRALGKLLPCCVSRSPRRPSPVLSISLRNSGEPNVASNLPSPLASDHTPPPATATDAVNLLDAEHAGIELPLLLPNQTDNLD from the exons ATGTCTGACCCTCACCTGCCCGGCTTCAACAGCACCCCCGGCGGAGCGTGGAGCCTGGCTGGCGGCGGGCCGTGGCTGCTGGCCTTCATGCTGACTGTCATCATCCTGGTGACGGTCTGTGGAAACCTGCTGCTCATCGCTCTGGTGTTCGCCCACCGCTCGCTGCGCTGCACCTCCAACTGCTTCCTGGTGTCGTTGTTCTTCTCCGACCTAATGGTGGCGTTGGTGGTCATGCCGCCGGCCATGCTGAACGTGCTGTGCGGCGCCTGGGTGCTGTGGCCCTCCTTCTGCCCCGTTTGGCTTTGCTTCGACGTCATGTGCTGCAGCGCTTCCATCCTCAACCTGTGCGTGATCAGCCTGGACCGTTATCTCTTCATCATCTCGCCGCTGCGCTACAAGCAGAGGATGACAGCGCCCCGTGCTCTGCTGCTGGTGGGGGCCGCCTGGGGGCTGGCGGCCCTGGCCTCTTTCCTGCCCATTGAAATGAAGTGGCACAGTTTGGGCTCCGGGACCGGACGGGCGCCGGTTCCTGAAGGGAGCGGCAACTACAGCAGCTCCTTCTCTGAAAAAGTCTACCCCGAGTCCTACTTCCAGTCGTCGGTGTCTGGAGGTTCGTCCTTCCAGTGCCGCCTGCAGGTCACGCTCCCCTTCGCCCTGGTGGCCTCCGTGCTGACCTTCTTCCTGCCCTCCAGCGCCATTTGCTTCACCTACTGTCGCATCCTCCTGGCAGCTCGAAGACAGGCGAAGAGAGTGGCAGCTCTGAGTCACCCTCCACACCCCCACGCCTCCTTTGGAGGTCACACCCGGCCTCCTTCACCTGCCATCGTGGTGGTGCAGGGCCCCCAAGGTGGACACGACTGCAGTCTGCAGGGGGGGGCTCCTCTGCCACAGAACGTTCCG CCGTCGGCTAACAGCGAGCGCCGCCTGGCTCACAGGCAGGGTCGAAGGGCGCTGAAGGCCAGCCTCACTCTGGGAGTTCTTCTGGGACTCTTCTTCAGCGCCTGGTTGCCTTTTTTCATCGCCAACATGGCTCAG GCGGTGTGTGAGTGCGTCCCCCTCGCCCTCTTCGACGCCATCACGTGGCTGGGATACTGCAACAGCACCATGAACCCCATCATCTACCCGCTCTTCATGAGGGACTTCAAGCGGGCTCTGGGGAAGCTGCTGCCCTGCTGTGTGTCCAGGTCGCCCAGGAGGCCCTCACCTGTGCTCTCCATCTCTCTGCGCAACTCCGGCGAGCCCAACGTAGCCAGTAACCTGCCCTCTCCTCTGGCGTCCGACCACACTCCGCCCCCGGCCACAGCCACCGATGCTGTCAACCTGCTGGATGCTGAGCATGCTGGGATTGAGCTGCCTCTGCTGCTCCCCAATCAGACGGACAATCTGGACTGA
- the tmco4 gene encoding transmembrane and coiled-coil domain-containing protein 4 isoform X1, with protein sequence MEEKLNNMDSDFLPDPGGPEPEPDAPQEKVISRQLPEASRFALSALCGVSLGQLFAGCENRSFREQFLKDLVTWLDLDESVMPVMGAFLSGLGVEGSDTFLSILQADPLLAAGATPIVQDLVSFSIKDGQYDARARVLIRHVSCLLRTPPRRLEEFEETLGERLREAGEESEEESTRRLRRERGRKLRRYLLIGLATVGGGTVIGVTGGLAAPLVAAGAGAVLGAGGAAALGSAAGIAIMASLFGAAGAGLTGYKMKKCVGAIEEFEFLPMNSGKHLHVSIAVTGWLCSGKYSSFQAPWSSLGECGEQYCLVWESRFLRDLGSAMTSLLDGLVSMVAQEALKYTVLSGIVTALTWPASLLAAASVIDNPWCVCLNRSAEVGKHLAQVLRSRQQGRRPVSLIGFSLGARVIYYCLQELAGDQGSEGVVEDVVLLGAPVDGSEKAWERMTRVVAGKIVNGYCRGDWLLGFLYRSSAAQLSVAGLQPVNIQDRRIINVDLSSVVKGHLDYMRQMDTILVAVGVPTKEVPGASISLPFSVAERDVEKENGNATRNLAEGAEPHAQGGGEGAEGEGAGNGWDIPDISDLLDSVYETEEENSSTFQGGVTDGDTGIDARPGRTEESDLDEEHFSWSWKDTDWTSGTSQE encoded by the exons ATGGAGGAGAAACTAAACAACATGGACTCAGATTTCTTACCAG ATCCCGGGgggccagaaccagaaccagatgCTCCGCAAGAGAAGGTCATCAGCAGACAGCTGCCTGAAGCCAGTCGCTTTGCTTTGTCTGCGCTGTGTGGAGTCTCCTTAGGACAGCTTTTTGCTGGATGTGAGAACAG ATCTTTCCGGGAGCAGTTCTTGAAGGACCTGGTGACCTGGCTGGACCTGGACGAGTCGGTGATGCCCGTCATGGGAGCATTCTTGTCAGGTCTAGGAGTGGAGGGTTCTGATACCTTTCTGTCCATCCTACAAGCCGACCCCCTTCTGGCTGCAGGAGCCACGCCCATCGTACAG GATCTGGTATCCTTCTCCATCAAAGATG GCCAGTACGATGCCAGAGCCCGGGTTCTGATCCGCCACGTCAGCTGTCTGCTACGTACCCCCCCACGGCGGCTGGAAGAGTTTGAGGAGACTCTGGGGGAGAGGCTGAGGGAGGCGGGAGAGGAGAGCGA GGAGGAGTCCACGCGGCGGCTGAGAAGAGAACGAGGGCGGAAGTTGAGGCGCTACCTCCTCATCGGGCTGGCCACGGTGGGGGGAGGCACTGTGATCG GCGTGACGGGAGGACTGGCAGCACCTTTGGTAGCAGCAGGAGCCGGCGCCGTGCTGGGGgcgggaggggctgctgctctGGGCTCAGCCGCTGGCATCGCCATAATGGCGTCTTTGTTTGGGGCGGCGGGGGCCGGACTGACTG GATATAAAATGAAGAAGTGCGTCGGTGCGATAGAGGAGTTTGAATTCCTGCCGATGAACTCCGGGAAGCATCTCCACGTGAGCATCGCGGTGACGGGCTGGCTCTGCAGCGGCAAGTACA GCTCCTTCCAGGCCCCGTGGAGCAGCCTGGGCGAGTGCGGGGAGCAGTACTGTCTGGTGTGGGAGTCGCGCTTCCTCCGGGATCTGGGTTCAGCCATGACCTCTTTGCTGGACGGGCTGGTCAGCATGGTGGCCCAGGAGGCCCTGAAGTACACGGTGCTGTCAG GCATCGTGACCGCTCTGACGTGGCCTGCCTCTCTGCTGGCAGCCGCCAGCGTCATCGACAACCCCTGGTGCGTCTGCCTGAACCGCTCGGCGGAGGTGGGGAAGCACCTGGCTCAGGTTCTGAGGAGCCGGCAGCAG GGGAGGCGGCCCGTCAGCCTCATCGGCTTCAGCCTCGGCGCTCGTGTCATCTACTACTGCCTGCAGGAGCTCGCTGGAGATCAAG GCAGTGAGGGCGTGGTGGAAGACGTGGTCCTGCTGGGGGCTCCGGTGGACGGCTCGGAGAAGGCTTGGGAGAGGATGACGCGGGTGGTGGCTGGGAAAATCGTGAACGGATACTGCAG GGGGGACTGGCTGCTGGGCTTCCTGTACCGCAGCTCCGCCGCGCAGCTGTCTGTCGCCGGACTGCAGCCGGTCAACATCCAGGATCGGCGCATCATCAACGTGGATCTGTCCTCTGTG gtcaaaggtcacctggaCTACATGCGGCAGATGGACACCATCCTGGTGGCAGTGGGAGTTCCCACCAAAGAAGTCCCAGGAGCTTCCATCTCTCTGCCCTTCTCGGTGGCAGAACGGGACGTCGAAAAAGAAAATGGGAACGCGACTCGGAATCTTgcagagggggcggagcctcacgctcagggaggaggagagggggcAGAGGGGGAGGGAGCAGGAAATGGTTGGGACATCCCTGACATTTCAGATCTACTCGACTCGGTTTATGAGACGGAAGAAGAGAACAGCTCCACGTTCCAGGGGGGTGTGACAGACGGAGACACTGGCATTGATGCCCGTCCAGGCAGAACAGAGGAGTCGGACCTGGACGAGGAGCACTTTTCATGGAGCTGGAAGGACACAGACTGGACCTCAGGGACCTCACAGGAGTGA
- the tmco4 gene encoding transmembrane and coiled-coil domain-containing protein 4 isoform X2 yields MPVMGAFLSGLGVEGSDTFLSILQADPLLAAGATPIVQDLVSFSIKDGQYDARARVLIRHVSCLLRTPPRRLEEFEETLGERLREAGEESEEESTRRLRRERGRKLRRYLLIGLATVGGGTVIGVTGGLAAPLVAAGAGAVLGAGGAAALGSAAGIAIMASLFGAAGAGLTGYKMKKCVGAIEEFEFLPMNSGKHLHVSIAVTGWLCSGKYSSFQAPWSSLGECGEQYCLVWESRFLRDLGSAMTSLLDGLVSMVAQEALKYTVLSGIVTALTWPASLLAAASVIDNPWCVCLNRSAEVGKHLAQVLRSRQQGRRPVSLIGFSLGARVIYYCLQELAGDQGSEGVVEDVVLLGAPVDGSEKAWERMTRVVAGKIVNGYCRGDWLLGFLYRSSAAQLSVAGLQPVNIQDRRIINVDLSSVVKGHLDYMRQMDTILVAVGVPTKEVPGASISLPFSVAERDVEKENGNATRNLAEGAEPHAQGGGEGAEGEGAGNGWDIPDISDLLDSVYETEEENSSTFQGGVTDGDTGIDARPGRTEESDLDEEHFSWSWKDTDWTSGTSQE; encoded by the exons ATGCCCGTCATGGGAGCATTCTTGTCAGGTCTAGGAGTGGAGGGTTCTGATACCTTTCTGTCCATCCTACAAGCCGACCCCCTTCTGGCTGCAGGAGCCACGCCCATCGTACAG GATCTGGTATCCTTCTCCATCAAAGATG GCCAGTACGATGCCAGAGCCCGGGTTCTGATCCGCCACGTCAGCTGTCTGCTACGTACCCCCCCACGGCGGCTGGAAGAGTTTGAGGAGACTCTGGGGGAGAGGCTGAGGGAGGCGGGAGAGGAGAGCGA GGAGGAGTCCACGCGGCGGCTGAGAAGAGAACGAGGGCGGAAGTTGAGGCGCTACCTCCTCATCGGGCTGGCCACGGTGGGGGGAGGCACTGTGATCG GCGTGACGGGAGGACTGGCAGCACCTTTGGTAGCAGCAGGAGCCGGCGCCGTGCTGGGGgcgggaggggctgctgctctGGGCTCAGCCGCTGGCATCGCCATAATGGCGTCTTTGTTTGGGGCGGCGGGGGCCGGACTGACTG GATATAAAATGAAGAAGTGCGTCGGTGCGATAGAGGAGTTTGAATTCCTGCCGATGAACTCCGGGAAGCATCTCCACGTGAGCATCGCGGTGACGGGCTGGCTCTGCAGCGGCAAGTACA GCTCCTTCCAGGCCCCGTGGAGCAGCCTGGGCGAGTGCGGGGAGCAGTACTGTCTGGTGTGGGAGTCGCGCTTCCTCCGGGATCTGGGTTCAGCCATGACCTCTTTGCTGGACGGGCTGGTCAGCATGGTGGCCCAGGAGGCCCTGAAGTACACGGTGCTGTCAG GCATCGTGACCGCTCTGACGTGGCCTGCCTCTCTGCTGGCAGCCGCCAGCGTCATCGACAACCCCTGGTGCGTCTGCCTGAACCGCTCGGCGGAGGTGGGGAAGCACCTGGCTCAGGTTCTGAGGAGCCGGCAGCAG GGGAGGCGGCCCGTCAGCCTCATCGGCTTCAGCCTCGGCGCTCGTGTCATCTACTACTGCCTGCAGGAGCTCGCTGGAGATCAAG GCAGTGAGGGCGTGGTGGAAGACGTGGTCCTGCTGGGGGCTCCGGTGGACGGCTCGGAGAAGGCTTGGGAGAGGATGACGCGGGTGGTGGCTGGGAAAATCGTGAACGGATACTGCAG GGGGGACTGGCTGCTGGGCTTCCTGTACCGCAGCTCCGCCGCGCAGCTGTCTGTCGCCGGACTGCAGCCGGTCAACATCCAGGATCGGCGCATCATCAACGTGGATCTGTCCTCTGTG gtcaaaggtcacctggaCTACATGCGGCAGATGGACACCATCCTGGTGGCAGTGGGAGTTCCCACCAAAGAAGTCCCAGGAGCTTCCATCTCTCTGCCCTTCTCGGTGGCAGAACGGGACGTCGAAAAAGAAAATGGGAACGCGACTCGGAATCTTgcagagggggcggagcctcacgctcagggaggaggagagggggcAGAGGGGGAGGGAGCAGGAAATGGTTGGGACATCCCTGACATTTCAGATCTACTCGACTCGGTTTATGAGACGGAAGAAGAGAACAGCTCCACGTTCCAGGGGGGTGTGACAGACGGAGACACTGGCATTGATGCCCGTCCAGGCAGAACAGAGGAGTCGGACCTGGACGAGGAGCACTTTTCATGGAGCTGGAAGGACACAGACTGGACCTCAGGGACCTCACAGGAGTGA